Within Populus trichocarpa isolate Nisqually-1 chromosome 6, P.trichocarpa_v4.1, whole genome shotgun sequence, the genomic segment CTTTTGTTCAAGAAGCTGAGTCGCTTTAAAACCACCTTGTCCGTGGAGGGGGGCTTTAGTTGGCTCTGGTGCCCACTCCCAGGAGAGTTTTAGAGGTGTATCATTCTCATGTAATTTCTTTACAATCAAAGAGGTTTGGACGTTAACCTGTAAAAACAAGCATGTCTTAATGTCTAAGTActtttagaaatgaaaaaacaataacatcatAGGAAATGCTTTGGTTTTACCTTTGCAGTGTTGTAAGTTTCCTTGTTACAATCTTGAAGAATACTAACAGACCAAGCAGGCACAAAGTACTTTCCATCTTGTTGCAAGTCAACATCTAGACCATCCATTTTTGTGTTGCTCAGGAAACACAATCTCTCCCCATCAATGTTGCTGGTGTACGTAGTCAGCTGATGATGGACAACATGAACTTGAACAAACTGATGCTTACTTCATACTCGTTATATTGatatctcatttattttttcacttacCTCAACCCACCCATCtgaatattttgttgttttcactGTGCTGTTAGTCAGAATCTTCTCCCCCAATTTGAGTGCTGCATGGAGGTTTTTGAGGTGTCCCCACTTGGGCTGGTTTAAATTTCCTGAAAGTTCAGATTGAAATTTTCTTATAGTGGTTAATCATAGTAGTGTTCAACAGAGAAAGGATCAATTGATACGTTACGAGCACAAatcttctcaattttttatgCCATGAAAAACGTCATTAGAGGTGATGAAAGAGCAGACAAGTAATTTTCTGAACGCATGCTTTCAATATTGATGCAGGCATGTGAATGGTTAAGTTAATTCAGTGATTACCGTATTCATCAAGTGGTGCATCATAGTCGTAAGATGTTGCGATAAATGGGCCTCCTGACGTGCGTCCAAAGTTGGTTCCTCCATAATActgaaaataattcaaagaaacGAGTAAAAGTAATCATTTGAAGAACACACATGCTTGAAAAACTGTCATAACAGATTATGTTGGGGAGAGTTCGACCATGTAGTAGTTCTGCAACACTCCATTGTACTGGAAAAAGCGTGCCACTGAAAATGCTAAATCTTCGGCAGTCCTGTGTGGATCTTTTTGGCCCCATTTCTTGTACCTACAAGGCAAGCGTGTGGCAGGATTCAAACTCAGTGTGATTAATCGGATGAATGTAGGGAAGAAAGATGTGCTTACCAGCCAGTCCAGTTTTCAGTCCACATTTTCGGACTTTTTGGACTGTTTGGTGTAAATGTATCGCAGTAGAATCCATTGCATGTGTTAATCTATTAGGgcaacataaaagaaagaaaaaaaaagagtgatcaAAGATATCTACAGGataaattaaactgaaataCAAATGATCAGTAGCCCGATTCAAAAAAGATAGAAGCGAAGAAGAAAATGCAATAAATACCACGGATGATGGAGAATCGCTCTGCTGGCACATAATCCAGGGTACACCAATATTTTGGGCTACAGCCATTTGCGCGCACCACTGAACGTATGATTTCCCTGCTTCTCCGTAAGGCCCCATGACATTTCCATATTCGTTCTCTATCTGATATATTCAAATATGTTTAGGAGTGAGATTAGAAGCAGTTAATGCTACTAGTAATATGTGTGAAATTGTGGATTAAAAAAGATGGCTGCAGGCCTGCAAACCTGTGCGAGAATTATAGGTCCTCCTTGCGATGCAAAAAGCTTCGCTTCTTTAGCCATGTTCACAATCTTGGTTGTAAAAGTCTGCATTTCATTCTGTACAAAGAAAAGTAAGTTGAGATTGTAAAACAACTCACAAGGTTAAGTTTTTAgaatagattttaaaatataatttatataattttttaatacatggTAAAAGCTCTTAGAATATAAAACTTATACATAtccatattatattatatttaatttttattaaataaaatgaggttataaaataaaatagagataaTAACATTTAAAGTACTTGTGATAACTTggtaaataaaattctaatactatattaaaaaataaatttaacctactaacttaaacttttaaataagatattaaaatataatatatataattatgtaatataaattatttcttgttcATTATAATTGCCGAACAATACCAAGGAATGTATGAgatgaaaacaataataaattttggaCTTTTATCTCAACATTTATAAGCCCATTCTCTTGAGTTTGAGAAATTATTAGATAGGCCTGGCCATGGCCATGATggataactatttttttatagtttccaTAAGTGTGGTCCATGTCGTCGTGAGTAACATGATCTCCCATGGACAGGGAGGGTCTCACATAGTTCAACAGTGGGTTCATTAgggcaaaaaaagaagaagaagttgacaAATTCAAACCTTGAAAATCTCATTGTCTGTCCTGAATTTGATTTCTGGAATATTGTGTAGCCACACAGGGAAGCCCCTGGTAAAGTGgagaacaaataaataatttggtAAATCCCGTAACAAGTCCACAACTGAAGAAATTAAAGCttaaagggggggggggggggggggaggaaaGGTAAGAGTTTATTACCCGTAGTTCCATTCAGCACAGGCATAAGGACCAATTCGGAGAATGCCATATAGCCCTGCTTCTTGCACTTTTTGGAAAAACTTTACAAAGTCTAGGTTGCCCGTGAAATTATACTGTTATGACAAAATCAAAGAATGGCACAATCGAGATTAAATGGTAGGCAAAGCCAGCCTCTCGTCAGGCCGATCGAATATAAAAGCAGGTGAGTCTCCCACCTCACGACGGCGACGCTCGTGTGCGTTCCAGAAAATGTATGTTTCAATCGTATCAAGTCCTCCTTCCTTTGCTTTCTGAATCAAATCTGACCACATCTGTAGACAAGACTCAATTAAGCGAGTATATATACCATATTTTAAGACTATGTGatgctttaattaattttctgcaacattttctttgttcaatatatatataattacctcAACAGTGCTACGAGGATAGTGAATTGATCCTGagagaataatttttctttggcCATTGATGATAACAGCACTAGAATCATATTcaactgctgctgctgctgctgctgctgctgctgctgagcAGGAACCTATCAAACCTAAACTAGCAATGAGAAGAATACCAATCCAGGAACCCGGCATCTTTGCTTATTCtcataaaactgaaaaattcagatatGTTTGCTTTGAGATATGTAGACTTGTATATATAGGAATGTATCAAGTCCAATACAGGGAAAAACTGATCTCTAAATTTTATCTATGTATAGGCAACCCCATCATTATCCACATTTTTAAGTTAACTAATTTGGGATTTTGAAGGAACGACTTCTACGGCTCTGGGATTTGTAGTTAGTCCAGAACTCATTCAGTTGCAGGAATGTCATTCCTTATATTATTGGCCAAATATAGTTTCCTTTGGAAGGGTAcaattgaatttatgttttttttataaactcacTTGTATACATGAACACACTACAATGTGgttcgaataaaaaataatttgaatgcggaaaaaaagtaaatcacattgttattaaatataatcCAATGTACTAACCTTGAACCCTCCCGATCCAACATTTTGCTTacctttaatttaaaattaacccgTGTAGAAGTTGTCTTGACATAATCTAGTTGATTTAGTTGACTTGACGGATCCAAAAGCAACCcagataattgataaaaaaacattgtttggcttttaaaaaaagttcaagatgatatcttttttaatattaagatgacaacatattggatcaattAGGGTATCAAAGCTTAACCCGCTACCCAGATCATGGACTCCATTGTATTCAAtaactttgttatttcttaaactattttatactttatgatatgataataaaaatagacactcaCAAAATTAAGCACTAATCAAATGCAAGAACATTTGTTTGAAACTGtgataacctaaaaaaaaaacaaaccaaaacaaattacgaagatcaattcaaaataaatcaaatattgaatgatgaaattgaaaggagaaaaaaacaaaaaaggattcaattgaaagagaaaaaaacaaaagatggaACTTCCTAAATGCCAAAATTTCACATGCTTTAAAAACCTTACCAAAACCATTATGTGGCCGAACTCCCCCGTGTCTACAGGTCCTATGTTATTGAAACCTAACACCATGTTCATGATCAAAATCTTCAGCCTCCTCTTTTGCATTTTCAACTATAGATTCCTCTAAAGgagaattagaaaaaagaaagtgagaTTAAGACTGCTTATTTTTCTAACATGattatgattttacttgtgtataagaagatatattttaacactaatGAACTTGATCCTTGTATTCCTAGtatttgtgtttctttattACATGGTTACGAGGATATTTTCCCTGATAAGGTTCCTAGGTAAATTGTCACCTATTAAGggaattgaacatcaaattaaGGTCATAAAACATTTtcatatatgataaaataaaagcaaagtaAGGAAAACATAGTGGTCGATGCACTATCGTAAAGATGTGTACTTCTTTCAAGATTtatataatgatgatgatgatgatttcgGTATAGGTTATAGTTGTGTCAAGCCCAATCACAAGCCTGAATTTAGGTTTCTTAGAAAGGGTCGAtttgaataatgattttttcatatttaaattcatGGGATTCACATCAGGTAGTATCAAAGCAAGGctctaaaatcattttatatcattttatcttGGGATATATTGTTGTCATATCTTGACTTTTAGGGTTAGTTAGGTATGTTTTGTTGGgttacttcaaaaaataaaataaaaaagttaataacaATCAGTTTTGCATCAATTTTGCTTTCTTGATAGTTCTAgctaggtaaaaaaaaatattaatgtcttTGCTTAGTTGGgttattttgttcttatttcatTAGTcctcttatttttataacttttttgtGTCTTTGTATCATTCATATTTTGCACAAATTCACTTTGATATTTGCAATTCAATATTCATAGTTTTTTATtgatagtttttagtttttattgcttcttattattttggattGAGCTATTAAGTggttaatttttctaatttattgttaattagTTCCTTAAAGAACTAAAATTGAGATTGGGTAATAAAAGGTAAAAGGTGAGCTTATTATAgtgaaaaaccaaaattttatgtGAAAAGCCAAAATGTTATATGAAATATGAGAGGAGTGACATCTACTAAGTGTAAACTCATGAGGCAGCGTGTAAGGATATATTTTATCTTACTACTAACGATGTCAATAAAAAGTGGATCATCACCACCGAGGGATAAGAATAATCTAGAATTGGGTTATTTGGCTATGCAATAATAATTAGAgttgatgaaaataaagtttggagtGGTTATAAATGGGATGGTTGGATTGAGAATCGAAGAAGCTAGCCTTCAAGATTGGCTAATCCGTAGAGGTCTAAAGGGTAGAAGACCTATGAGACAAGCTATTTCACCTTTAAATGAATATATAGACAAAAATAAAGATGGAGAGGTTAAGGATTTTGATCATGAACATGATGCTAGGTTTCGGTAACATTGAACCCTCGGATATGGGTAAGTTTTACCATGTGATTATTTTGGCTATAGGAGAACAAATAGGAAAGATGATTTTCGTGATGTTGAGTATGCAGTTGATATAGAGGCTTTGGTGATTAGAAGATTGCTAATGTTCAAATTAAGGAGGATGATGTGGAGAAACAAATGAAGAACATCTTCCATGCTATAAGCAACATAAATAACAAGGTATGTAGTATATATATTGATAGTGAGAGTTGTGCTAATGTTACTACTGCAACACTTGTTAAAAAGTTAAATCTAAACACCATTAAGCATGAAAGACCTTATAGACTTCAATTGTTGAACGAATATGGTGAAGTAAAAGttactaaataaattttgatttttttttcgattaGAAATTATAAGGATAAGGTTTTGTGTGATGTGGTTTCTATGTATGCTACTCATTTACTGTTAGGGTATCCTTGGCAATTTGATTAAAAGGCCAAGCATGATGGGTTTTGAAacatatattttcttgaaaatgatggaaaaacTTTCAAACTTGTACTATTGTTATGTAGACATGtttatgaagatcaattaagactaaagaagaagaaaggtgaAGTCAAAAGTTCAAAACAATCATGCGAGGATGTGAGGAAAAGTGAAGTTAATAGGAGCAATGAGAGAATAATTTCTTAGGTTATTGTAAATACCTTTTCTTTACAACCTTGCTAAACAAAGTCCAAGAAAAGAACTTTTTGTAGACTTAtatcgtaagcattgtaaagagaggACAAttatcataactcaatttttacccccccacaaaaaaaatataaaaagagaaaaatcttcttgcctaaaaagaaacaaaaattacaaaagaaaaatatatttcacgCTTTTACTCTAATTTCAGTGATTTTcgtaaatttttattatttcaagtgttattatttttcatcatttttgttttttgggcaatcaagagaaaaaaaagacaaaaataataataacaataaagaaaataaaataaaaaaatgtgcaattagggataaaattgaaagaaataataaaaaaatgggtaCAAttggcaaaaaaacaaaatgaatccAGGAACTAAACTAGAGAAAACAAAGGAATGAGAAGGAtgtaaaaaaaagcaattagggattaaatcaaaaaaaattctgaGAAAAATGTGTGATTggccaagaaaataaaaaatacaaatccaatgactaaaatggaaaaacaacaAACTTGGAGgatctattttgaaaaaaataaaacttcccCCTTTAAGTTAAATGGTGCTATTGCATGCAAATAAGAAAAGGTATGCAccaaacaatgttgttttggtGCAGCCTTGCAccatcttccttttttttctacagCACCACACATTTTCCACCCCTGAATGATTATATTTTATCCTCTCTAACACATCCTAAACACACCTATTTCTTTCCCTAACATCCCCTCTCTTATAAACATCCATCTCCATAATGAAAAGACCTTTGAAATCgctataaaaaaaggttaaaggaGGCTAGGCAATCATGGTTTTTAACGGGAAAAATGACTTGTAGGGATGGAATTTGTCCAATTGGAACCACTTAGGGAGGCTTTTATAAGCCCTTCCCCTTCTATAAATAGAtgaagaagagaataaaaatttatttttggatgtaGGTTACtgttcaaaatgaaaaataaagtacATTTAACTATTAATGCATGGTTATTATTCAtctatacatttttattttattttatttttattgatttcacaTTCGCATTATCTTCGTTTAGTAAATTGAGTGTTCGCATTTTTATGTTCGCATATGTatgtaaaaattcatttttgaaagtaggttattatttaaaaatgcaaaaaaaaaataacatttcattATTCGTGCATGGTTATTATTCacccatgtatttttattttattgacttCATATTCACATTAGCTTCATTTTGCAAAACATGCTTTCACCTTTTTACATATGCATGTGTGTGTAAATTTTAGGAAGTAGGTTACTATTcactcatgattttttattttatttttattgtctttgtattcacattagttttattttgtaaaattatactTCCACCttcttatatatgtatatgcatgtaaatatttattaaaaaaaataatgttgatgAGTTTTCAATCAAGTTAATGTCATGTTTTAATTAAGCTTAGATTTTAACAGTTAggtcaacatgttttttaattttaaagactGACGTAGGtctaacatgatatttttaaccttaaaactAGCTTAATAATGAGTCGACAAGTCTTCACCAagttaacatcatttttttattgatcttgGATTTTAATAGTTAGGTCAATGAGTCTCCTTGTTTTCAAGGATTGACGTAGGCCTAACATGATATTATAATCTTAAAACGAGTTCAATAATGagtcaatgagtttttttaaaactcagGGACCAAAGTAGATTTAGTATAACACTAGTTTCATCTCGTTTTACAAGAATTTATTAAGTTGCAATACTCTATATCTAGGGTTTGATGTTAATTCAACGATCATCCACCAACAATAAATAACTTGTGAATAAGTTCATAAAATAATTGGATAGTTAATGGCgtacatgaaattaatttagaaaaaaacatgactaaagtaatccctttttttaatcaaatgttaGAATTTTATAGATCAAAAAGTTAGACTAACTGGAAAACCAGCAAGTCATATATACACCTGCACAGAACAAGCCAATGGGAATAGGTTCCCaacaagcacaaaaaaaatataacctaaAAGAACAAACCATCGGTTGTTTTAGGAACCCAAAAGCTACAGGTGCCAAGGATAACCGAGGAAAACAGCTGTCCTCCACAAACTATCAAGACAGACCATCAACACATAAATGTTTAAACGCCATTTACACAAAAACACTAGAAGCCATAAGCTAGAGATCATGAACCACCCGAGGACAAGCAGGTGGGCTCAGCAATAAGGTGTTTCACGTGAAGCCAATATGCATGTATCATGCATTCACGTAGTAGCAATTATCATGGAGAAAAACCATGATGAAGAGCTCAGCCATAAGCAAGAGAGCACAGCAACCCGAAGACAAAACCTGGTGGGCCCTGCAGCTTAATTTTGTCATGTAAAACCAATATGCATGGACCATGCATACACGTTGCGACGATTCTCATGAATCATGAAGAAACCAAATCAGAGGATTCAGCAGCACAATTAAGAGATAACAGGCCACCCAATCAGCCTacatatagaattaaataatcCTTTTCATAGAAATGGAAGACAATGTAGAAAAGGATTTGAAAGCGCCTGAACATTGTAGCAATCTCCTTAGACTGCCCATCAAAAATCCACTTGTTTCTTTCCTCCCAAATGAGATACACCGTGATACCCAGAGAAACTCGTCTCATCCGAGCCTCTAGGTTATTCCTCTGAGAGTGTAACCCCTGAATAGCACTGATCAAAGTCTGCATGGTCCTCCCAATCCGCAGCCAAGATTTTATCATTGCACACAGACAACATGTCCATTCACAAGCACAAAACAAATGACTATAGGACTCTTCCACTTGCCTACAGAACATACAATTGGGATTAGTAGGGACGAAAACCAACCTGACACGAGTCCTAAGCTTTCCTAGGACAGCCAACCAGAGGATGAAACTGTATTTAGGTAGAGACCATTGTTCCCAAACCACTCAGCCCCATGAGACTGTTGAACTAACCAGTTTGAAGAAATCATAGGCATGGGATAGAAAGAAACCTGCACCAGTAAACCAACTACTCAGCAGAGTAATACTCGACTCAGAGTCCCCACAGAGCTGCAAGAGGAGGTCCCTAATAGAAATGATAGCTTTCCACAGCGGAGAAGAAGAGTGATATGCATGAACAGACCAAATGGTGCcagagttcaaataaaaatggtgAATCCAACGAATCCAAACTGAATCCATTTTAACATGAATATTTCATAATTGCTTGCCAAGAAAACTTCTGTTACAGGCCTAAAGATCAAACAAGCCAAGAGCCCCCCTGTTTTAGGCAAGCAAATAGACTTCCAAGCAACCAAAGCTGAGGTACTTCGTCTGATGTCACCTGTCCAAAGAAAATTTCTGCAAATGCTAATAATGTTCCTCATCACAATGTCAGGGATGGGGAAGATATTGAGCCAGAATTGGACTTTCCCAAACAAAATAGACCGGACAAGCTCCAACCGACCATCATATGTAAGGTGCTTGCCAATCCAACCTTAGACTGAAGATTTCAAGTCCTGCAAAAGTGGGGAGAACTGACTGGCAAGAAGTTGATGGGGACTTAGAGGGACCCCAAGATATGTGAAAGGAAATCTCCTTTCTTTGAAGCCAGAAGCAGTGAGAATAGATTGCTTTTCAGAAGTGCCAACTCCCCCGAAGAAAATGGATGATTTTTGCTGGTTGATGTACAAACCAGAAGTCTGGCTAAAGAGAGTGACCTGTTGAAGTAGACAATGAACTGAAGAGGAGTCACCATGGGAGAGAAGTAAAACATTATCTGCAAACGCAAGGTGGCTGATACCTTGCACCTCACACTTTGGATGGAACCGAAAGCCTTCCTATTGGGAGGCAAGCTTGAGCAGCCTGGAGAAATACTCCATACAACAGATAAAAAGATACGGAGACAAGGGGTCTCCTTGTCTGACTCCACTCTTccccaagaaaaataactaaagtaATCTTTCATTTGAAAGGATGCGGTAAAGGTGATTTCTATCTTTATTTAAGCATAACCAACCCTTTTTTATGGATATGTGTAATTgtataaaatggaaaaactaTACAAAAATACGAGGATCATACCCCCAAGAAGTACGTTATCCTATTACCCAGATCCAACTGACTTTAGGCAcgaggaaaaaaaagcaaaagctaaagaaaactaaaaaagatcTGAAAACAAGACTAACTGAACAACAACTGAGAAGCATGTCAACTGGTTTCTAGAAATCTCAGAGTCGGTCGACTagttatacaaataaaaatgcagaaaaaaaacctagaaactGGTCGATCAGTTTATGGAAAACTCAAAATTGATCGACCAGTTCTGCAAAAATAATAGACATGCTAAGAGGAACTAGAAGAATAATAAAACAAAGGTACCTCATAACTCTAAAAGACGCCATAAGACCTTAGAGTAGCAGAAATCTGATACTTTGGTTCTAACTCAACCAACTAGGACCAAATAAGCTTAAAGATCTCATTAACAACATGGTGAAGTCGATAAGCCTGGTGAAAAAATCGATTATTCCTCTCATACCAGATGACGTAAACCATGGCTGAGGGGACTAACCAAACAAGTGGATGTATAATCTCCTTCTTCTATATATAGTGCGTTTATGCCCACTAAAGCAAAGGTCACCATGTCATAGAAGGTCAACTCACAAAGATCCTGCCTGTGATAGGCCCTAAATTGAAGCAAAGAAAGGACAGTGAAAGAATAGATGGTCATGTATCTCAACATACGACctataaaagatatttattgaGGAGCTGATGATCTAATAAGCATGGAGTCTGTCCATGGTGTGAAGACGACCTATAGAAACAAACGATATGACATGGAAACTAGATGAGGTGATATATAGAATTTGTGGGTCTCGTGTCTCCAAGAACCTCTTATGCCAAGTCAATAGAAAATATCCCTAATGAATGACCTTCCAAACATAGTGATATGGCAATGCAATCCTTGGATGGGAATGAACGGAGTCCTAAATAG encodes:
- the LOC18100306 gene encoding beta-galactosidase 15, which codes for MPGSWIGILLIASLGLIGSCSAAAAAAAAAAVEYDSSAVIINGQRKIILSGSIHYPRSTVEMWSDLIQKAKEGGLDTIETYIFWNAHERRRREYNFTGNLDFVKFFQKVQEAGLYGILRIGPYACAEWNYGGFPVWLHNIPEIKFRTDNEIFKNEMQTFTTKIVNMAKEAKLFASQGGPIILAQIENEYGNVMGPYGEAGKSYVQWCAQMAVAQNIGVPWIMCQQSDSPSSVINTCNGFYCDTFTPNSPKSPKMWTENWTGWYKKWGQKDPHRTAEDLAFSVARFFQYNGVLQNYYMYYGGTNFGRTSGGPFIATSYDYDAPLDEYGNLNQPKWGHLKNLHAALKLGEKILTNSTVKTTKYSDGWVELTTYTSNIDGERLCFLSNTKMDGLDVDLQQDGKYFVPAWSVSILQDCNKETYNTAKVNVQTSLIVKKLHENDTPLKLSWEWAPEPTKAPLHGQGGFKATQLLEQKAATYDESDYLWYMTSVDNNGTASKNVTLRVKYSGQFLHAFVNGKEIGSQHGYTFTFEKPALLKPGTNIISLLSATVGLQNYGEFFDEGPEGIAGGPVELIDSGNTTTDLSSNEWSYKVGLNGEGGRFYDPTSGRAKWVSGNLRVGRAMTWYKTTFQAPSGTEPVVVDLQGMGKGHAWVNGNSLGRFWPILTADPNGCDGKCDYRGQYKEGKCLSNCGNPTQRWYHVPRSFLNNGSNTLILFEEIGGNPSDVSFQITATETICGNTYEGTTLELSCNGGRRIISDIQYASFGDPQGSSCGSFQRGSVEASRSFSAVEKACMGKESCSINVSKATFGVEDSFGVDNNRLVVQAVCT